The following proteins are co-located in the Silene latifolia isolate original U9 population chromosome 1, ASM4854445v1, whole genome shotgun sequence genome:
- the LOC141612048 gene encoding putative methyltransferase At2g41040, chloroplastic, translating to MVSHSLSLRFLIPPPPKFPPFIPLASAAAPQSLEATSKDNARLNILACPICFQPLTRKGATGLNLEAIYRSGFKCETCFKSYSSKNIFLDLTITAASEEYAENIPTSTELFRNPVVSFLYERGWRQNFNTGGFPGPEEEFKMAQEYFKPAEGGLLVDVSCGTGLFSRKFAMCGSYSGVIALDFSEDMLRQCYDFTKKEEPSLSKKLALVRADVARLPFPSASVDAVHAGAALHCWPSPSNAIAEITRVLRSGGVFVGTTFLRYTASTPPIIKLFSQRSLQPYSYLTEEEIEDLCKCCGLVNYSSKVQQSFIMFSAQKP from the exons ATGGTTTCTCACTCCCTTTCTTTGAGATTTCTCATCCCTCCTCCGCCAAAATTCCCGCCATTTATTCCACTCGCCTCCGCAGCTGCCCCTCAATCTTTG GAAGCGACTTCAAAAGATAATGCACGACTAAATATATTGGCCTGTCCAATATGTTTTCAACCTTTAACAAGGAAAGGAGCGACCGGGCTAAACCT GGAAGCGATTTACAGGTCCGGCTTTAAATGTGAGACATGCTTCAAATCGTACTCAAGCAAAAACATCTTTCTGGATCTCACCATAACTGCTGCCTCTGAGGAGTATGCAGAAAATATACCTACTTCAACGGAATTGTTTCG AAATCCAGTTGTGTCTTTTTTGTATGAACGTGGATGGCGACAAAATTTTAATACAGGTGGTTTTCCAGGGCCGGAAGAAGAG TTTAAAATGGCTCAGGAGTACTTCAAACCAGCTGAAGGAGGCTTGCTAGTAGATGTCAGTTGCGGAACTGGGCTATTCTCACGAAAATTTGCCATGTGTGGTAGCTATTCTGGAGTTATTGCTCTTGATTTCTCTGAAGATATGCTTCGCCAATGTTACGATTTCACCAAAAAGGAAGAACCGTCTTTGTCAAA AAAACTTGCTCTTGTGAGGGCAGATGTTGCTAGACTTCCCTTTCCGTCTGCTTCAGTTGATGCAGTTCATGCTGGTGCTGCATTGCATTGCTGGCCATCTCCTTCAAATGCT ATTGCTGAAATTACCCGTGTACTGCGAAGCGGAGGTGTATTCGTCGGCACCACTTTTCTCAGATACACTGCATCTACACCACCAATAATCAAGCTTTTTAGTCAG CGGAGTCTTCAGCCGTATAGTTACCTAACAGAGGAGGAGATTGAAGATCTGTGTAAATGTTGCGGACTTGTCAACTACTCGAGCAAAGTTCAACAGTCATTCATCATGTTCTCTGCTCAAAAGCCCTGA
- the LOC141612030 gene encoding putative methyltransferase At2g41040, chloroplastic, with protein sequence MVSHSLSLRFLIPPPPKFPPFIPLASAAAPPSLEATSKDNARLNILACPICFQPLTRKGATGLNLEAIYRSGFKCETCSKSYSSKNIFLDLTITAASEEYAENRPTSTELFRSPVVSFLYERGWRQNFNRSGFPGPEEEFKMAQEYFKPAEGGLLVDVSCGSGLFSRKFAMCGSYSGVIALDFSENMLRQCYDFTKKEEPSLSNKLALVRADVARLPFPSASVDAVHAGAALHCWPSPSNAIAEITRVLRSGGVFVGTTFLRYTASTPPIIKLFRQRSLQPYSYLTEEEIEDLCKSCGLVNYSSKVQQSFIMFSAQKP encoded by the exons ATGGTTTCTCACTCCCTTTCTTTGAGATTTCTCATTCCTCCTCCGCCAAAATTCCCGCCATTTATTCCACTCGCCTCCGCAGCTGCCCCTCCATCTTTG GAAGCGACTTCAAAAGATAATGCACGACTTAATATATTGGCATGTCCAATATGTTTTCAACCTTTAACAAGGAAAGGAGCGACCGGGCTAAACCT GGAAGCGATTTACAGGTCCGGCTTTAAATGTGAGACATGCTCCAAATCATACTCAAGCAAAAACATCTTTCTGGATCTCACCATAACTGCTGCCTCTGAGGAGTATGCAGAAAATAGACCTACTTCAACAGAATTGTTTCG AAGTCCGGTTGTGTCTTTTTTGTATGAACGTGGATGGCGACAAAATTTTAATAGAAGTGGTTTTCCAGGGCCGGAAGAAGAG TTTAAAATGGCTCAGGAGTACTTCAAACCAGCTGAAGGAGGCTTGCTAGTAGATGTCAGTTGCGGAAGTGGGCTATTCTCACGTAAATTTGCCATGTGTGGTAGCTATTCTGGAGTTATTGCTCTTGATTTCTCTGAAAATATGCTTCGCCAATGTTACGATTTCACCAAAAAGGAAGAACCCTCTTTGTCAAA CAAACTTGCTCTTGTGAGGGCAGATGTTGCGAGACTTCCCTTTCCGTCTGCTTCAGTTGATGCAGTTCATGCTGGTGCTGCATTGCATTGCTGGCCATCTCCTTCAAATGCT ATTGCTGAAATTACCCGTGTACTGCGAAGCGGAGGTGTATTCGTGGGCACCACTTTTCTCAGATACACGGCCTCTACACCACCAATAATAAAGCTTTTTAGACAG CGGAGTCTTCAGCCGTATAGTTACCTAACAGAGGAAGAGATTGAAGACTTGTGTAAATCTTGCGGACTTGTCAACTACTCGAGCAAAGTTCAACAGTCATTCATCATGTTCTCAGCCCAAAAGCCATGA